Sequence from the Helianthus annuus cultivar XRQ/B chromosome 13, HanXRQr2.0-SUNRISE, whole genome shotgun sequence genome:
taattaccatggttgtggaacaataattctgttacaacactccccgacgtttccgccacgatttgatgttttacgtggtcggggtgtgacagactaaacacccgcttagacttttgaacacgacccgtttggtcgatcattaggatccgaccaaacatgtttagtgaccatagttgcatagggaataaccttccgaggttataccttatggtcacttaggtttaattagtcgcatgataggaagtttatatgcctttggtaaatgaccaaaatacccttttcttacataattggtaaataagcatatgtaacataattaaccatgttaaggcatattttacttgccATAgtactagttagacgtctcaaacgcgcatttgcgcgcacgacgcgttaaagtagcgtaagctaccttaatgggtcgcaatgggtcgaaagcactaaggttaggtttcaatttaggatgtaggctttgttaaaccatgtcacatgagttccaacactcatttggtttacaagacctcattctatccgatcgtccgatttaggtgtctattgtttgactagtggttcgactactaggtgctgcttgatttctctggtttgcttgagttgttggagttctattgattgaggatactttgcacttcatgtgagtacatagttcccttattttaatgttttcaattgttttggggtgattcatgtGTACAaatgattttcaaggtttaaacgatggtttttcaaaaacaattaagatggtttatacaaaactaataacgatttcaataaagtgaacaaacttgttggttgtagttacataacaaatgacattcattagcattgatcaagccgaccagtattaggttatggtaccataggatctgacgaAACCCGTTAttttactgcacccatggttatgtatgGGGGTTGTGGGTAATGACTGAATATGATGTtagttaatttaccctttggtggtttgttaacatgagaagcgagatagtcgagtcacaaaggtttgaatgttattagcgagacaaccatatatagttttcacaattaaaacaaggatgatttaaacgatttaagcgagttaacgattttgaacAAGATAAACAACTTGGAttaacgattggtttttggttagtgtttagataacgggacaggTGTAATGTGATGAAGGCATGGtagatacgtcgctggtacttcttatatataagtgttttcatcatcttACATactgtggcgttatttagttgttcacttgggtaaacgattctgaatcgatgtcacacaaacgatgttttctaaaagatataaatcATACGAGTTTTAAACGattttttacaagatgttttacaaattggtttactaaaacaaatgtttttggggttaagaaccatggctatgagattttataaactataaccatcttgttttgagttggttaattatgttgcaatacacttttccaaacgaggtttgtattttttactcttgtagtctaataaagtactgcaacatacaaacgagccatgattccgatactcttataaaacctatgtactcgccagcatttctttgttgactttgtttttacatatgtttcaggtgttgtcgcttgatgtgatttctaggatgcatgcgtcacataggatctagaCAAGGCCTTAAtgacataataacaatgatagtcgaGATGTAATTTGGTtgttatgtgttaagacaatgttattgtttaatattatcaataaaacgaaacccttttgtatccatggttatgaaacaatagcttctgttacaacactccccggcgtttccgccacgctttgttgttttacgtggtcggggtgtgacatatcccATGAGACCCCAATCTTTTTTATTCTATGTTTATACCACAAAAACCATTTGATTTAATATCTTGAATGAGATCGTCGATTTTCACTTCCACGTTAGCGAATCTCTTGTTGTTACGAGCCTTCCATAAACACCAAGATGCCACGATGATGATACCTTTCAACGCTATGCCATCCTTTAAATTCAACCCCACATGGTTATGCACTTCCACAAGATCCTTGATTGAGAAAAGAAATAAAGGGCCAATTTTACACCAAGCACTTATAGCACTCcaagcagcagcaacaacaacataACAAGAACAAAATAAATGCTCTGCAGCTTTGTCCCCATTGTTACATAAAACGCATCCCATATCTCCGTTATAATAGTTTCTAGCCCAGAGCGCATCAACCGTAGGGACTTTATTTTGAACCACATGCCACATAAAAATATTACACTTCTTTGGGACCCACTTACTCCATTCAAAAACATATCTGCTGCTGTAATCAATACCACTGCCCAAAAACCGCTTAACGACCCCAACCGAGAACTCAGAATCTTCGCCTCCTACCCAGGACCATTTATCTGACTTATCCGATAGAGTCACATTAGAAAGAATACCTGAACAACATCTTAATTCCGACATTTCCACATCATAAGTCAAATCCCGACTCCATTTCCAACAACCCGAGAAAGATCCCACTACATCGTTAAAAGTTGactttgaaggactaaagttgataaACAGTGAAAAGATGTATGCGGAGGGACtaaagtgtcaacatgctaaaCTTATGCCTCTGGATGACTTTATATGATGTTCGTATTCTCAAATGAGTCAAACATTGGACGTAAGAAGCCgcttttgaaaaaaaatgaaagttAGGGTAAcaaaagggttaaaagtgtcaacatgttaattcttacctctgggTGACCTTTTAAAGAACCCGGGGCTTCGTAATGTTCAATTATACTTCTGAGAATGCTTGATATTAATTATGAAGGGTTTTGACACCATTACATGATAACATATGCAATTACACGATAACATACGCAAGATTTAAAGAataggggttaaaagcatcattTATAGAAACTAGCACTCTTGGGTGATCCTTTATCGAAACCGAAGCTTATCAAAGTTTTTTACGACTTCTAAGATCATCTAAAACTAACTTTGGGGACCAATAATGCTAAAAATGAAAGATGTAAGAAGTTATGAAGGAccagggactaaaattgtcaaGTTTGGAAAGCTGGTAGAACTGGTCGAAGGGAGAGTCGCGGGTCGCGACCCTGACTCCCTTGTCTCTCCCTGGTAGTGAGCCAGTGCCCAGATGTGAAAAAAAGACACCTGCATGTTTTTTCAGCCTTGTTCCCCAATCAAACCACCATGCAGCCTGAATTCGATACAAGGAGCCTGTAGATGGCTTTTAAAAACCTCTAGGACACTTGTGATGATCAGGGGAAGCCTCAACACACCTAGCTTTATCTTGGAACCTCTTtatttagtataaataggtgccATACTTCTCCATTTGAACTTGCACCTCTCAAAAATCACTTCTCTTCTCATTCTTAGAGGTTCCTGATAAAAAAGGAAGCTCCCCTTAGTCTAATCTTCGAGCTAGGACCTGTTGTAAGTGTCCTTAGCCTCTCTTGTTCGGTTTTTATGCATTTAAAAGCCGAAAGTCAAAGTTGCCACTAAacggctttgactttcggtttagacctaaacggtccagccattgttcgaggcgaatatggctacatgatcgtaattaggtaggtgttaatccctcaaaagggcacctcctaattaccatggttacttagttaattgtcgggtcaaagttattaaaataaaaagtcaaatggGTCAGTTTTTAAATAAATTCAAATCTGATAATGTAGAAGTTATAAAACACGCAttatcactttaataacttggtaaacattattagaacatgtctaaacatggtcaacccgacaattctaggTTTTAGCTCgattcgcaaccgaaagtcgcagaAGCTTGacattgactttgactttcagttctgacccgaattagcttaatTCCTTTATGCATTATGGTTCCTTTGTGACCACATTATGTTGTagcataaccctctgaggttatattacaAGGTCACATAGTAATCTAAgttatatgcatgtttccgttttTATGCTCTATGTTGACTAGTATGCCCTTTTGtctaaaaataaggtttttattAAAAGTGAACATGCAAATGAACTAAGTACTGATTAGTAAACATATTCAGAATATTTTGACACTTACCTTCTGGTTATAAACTGAAGTTATGCAATTAATCGAAAATTATGCTTTTATaaggactaaaatgccctttaggATGCAAATCAAGTTTTAAGCATGATTTTGACATAAAACTCTTTACCTACTGTTGTGATATCATATTTAGGAATTATTGGATGTTGGGTCAGATTATATACTGACCTTAACCTTGAGTTCTTGTACAATGCTTgcaaatgacgataatacccttttcgcaattaaaatgagttttaaagATAATAAACATGCAAAACCTTTTTGCTACTGATATGttatgaaaaacaaaatattttgACCATTCAAAGCTAGTCAAAATCTCAGAATAACTGTTGATGcacgaaatgtctgttgactacgtcttattaagtcttgtgtctagataggttaaacaagtgttcaaacatgattaaaatagggtttgtataggttttaagATGTCTGGCCGTTTGAACATGCCTTGGCCGTTTGAAGTTCACCTGGCCGTTTGATGCATGTCCGGTCGTTTGAaccctgaccgtttgaacaaGTCTGATCGTTTGAACACCTTTCAAACAGAAGGGTGGTTTTCTATAAATATTCGTTCAGTTCAAACGGTCAGTAGTAAcgaatgtgtgtgtttgtgagtcgaggtgctgccggatttgtatcagaatcattgtaaagactcacaatcagtaatagaaagaagaattgaaaggaaaactgtttttgacttggtttactctgtttccgcctttgtaaactgagatgaactacttctactgacgtttaaggtcatcggaacggtcctacaagtggtatcagagcacaggacgaGGAGAGCTGACATTGTTGGAAGTTGAATTGTTTCAAagacaaaaacaagttcattaaattgatacttgttatttttagaaaaagttgaaaatgattttactaaatcagtttgattcgtcaaaagatcaaccagggtcattaaattgaacttggtagataaatcaagtaatcagggtcattaacttgaacttgaatacttgagtggatttctagagctGATTGTATTTGTGGTTTATTATTGAAAAGATAAAgtctaatgttattggttgagtaacaggtttggagtcttcatcattcccacggaagcaaattgtcaaagcttgaaccagaaacctcagatcccagcatactgagagggggagtctatgaaagggggagtctggatcaacagcaaaAGGGAACTCTGAAGATGGAGCTCGGAAAAGATTTTGAACCTGTGAAGATTGAGTTGTTACAATGAAGagacaaagttgaagaaaagaccaagactaaagactcaggagctaaagactacgtcaacatccaagggggagtctgttgatgcacgaaatgtctgttgactacgtcttattaagtcttgtgtctagataggttaaacaagtgttcaaacatgattaaaatagggtttgtataggttttaggatgtCTGGCCGTTTGAACATGCCTTGGCCGTTTGAAGTTCACCTGGCCGTTTGATGCATGTCCGGTCGTTTGAACCCTGACCATTTGAACAAGTCTGATCGTTTGAACacctttcaaacggaagggtGGTTGTCTATAAATAGTCGTTCAGTTCAAATGGTCAGTAGTAAcgaagtgtgtgtttgtgagtcgaggtgctgccggatttgtatcagaatcattgtaaagactcacaatcagtaatagaaagaagaattgaaaggaaaagctgtttttgacttggtttactctgtttccgcctttgtaaactgagatgaactacttctactgacgttTAAGGTCATCGGAACGGTCCAACAATAACTCAAACTTCGAAATTATCGTCATTTATCGACTTTTACGCTAAATaagtgcatagtatggttttaaaccatacttgGCACccaagacttattacctactgactTTAtaagttattttaattatttttacagTAGGTAAAAGTCATGAACTTAGAATCTCAAATAAGTCCCTAAAAttatgtgtgaaatgaccaaaatgcacatacggtgcatagtttgtCCATAAAACATAAaccacacatatgtatgatatcttactgatataataacataaataaaatattttcacaaAGGATTATCACCAGAACTTCAGTTTACATACAAACCCCTTTTATAAACCTTAAAATGACCAAAGTGCCCTTATGAGGCTTAATTCAGTTTAAAACCTTTATGGGCATAcatgttgatatcctactgatgtcacaacatattttaagcataataacatatggaacttgtatatgactcatccggttacccgttTATGCTTATACGCGTTCGGTTcgatttatgtaactagtttgcataaattaaccgaaacgggtttaaccttatcatttgaacctcaaaatccagaatgtatttagttacccatattatacaagtctccatacttTTTGGGTCTAAAGCATCCTTTAAACTATCCGGTCTAAGTCctcgacttaaataagacccgttagtattctaataggttaatattACCTTCATTCCAGACTAAGGAGCCCCAGTAGAAGATACCTTCACAAAGTCTTAGTAATTATACGGCTGAGTAGGAAATTCTTGCATTTAaaactcaggtaaatacttttaacttattttcccttatacgggcttgggatacggtaaattattaccgcttggtcgggtatgggatcattTGGTCGGATCATGATTAATAAAttcgcataacccgttttaatccgtattgtttgataacataaacttTACGgattaatgaccgtgtcctggatatcctcggctcatttaagttactaatggccacgacctatgcacggggtggaGGCATACACCCAACAAatgcaaatgctaaaatataaatTAGCCACacgttggggataactcctttgtgggttttataagtggtgTGTCAGTTAATCATGACCCGGTTTCTAAATCGGGCCcaaatgtatgacaaacatgtaattctgtatacaagattataaatgtaattgtcccaagttataaaagaacttTTCATGCTTTGAGCACtaaaaccaattttcataaatgttttcaaaagagtcagttaattgtatttaccagtgtaaactaatgtattttcaaaagactaagtgacaggtacctcacgtaataggctggagctacttGGCGTTTAAGAAGAGGATCTTGCAAGTCCTTAGATGCCTTAAAGTCTATTGAACTccgttttttattttatttaaagatCCGCCTGTGTATCCTTTTTACAACCGTCTATATATTCTTTTATTCGTACTTTGAACATTTGGGTTGTAATAGTAATTTACCTTCCAAGCCTTCCACTGTGCTATAACTGTGTttaattgactatgatgatatcaactacatcacgatactccccaccgggcccaacGGATTATGTGGAAATATCTGGGTGTGACAAAACCTCTCCTTCACCTTACAATTTTTTATCCTGCTCCAAATTAAACAGATGAGGAAACCAATCCTTTAGCGAAGCGTTGGAtgtgacacccggcttttcaGGTCGTACCGTACAATTATAACACATGTTGTGAATAGGTAACAGGGTTGTATCTGACTGATTATGAtatttatatgtgaaatttaacGAGGTGATAAATTTAAACCCtggtaaaaattatgttggcaacgataagataaacgcttatcgcgtaacagttaaaatgcgaaacgaacatCGGTGACCAtccgatcagtgttaaaatcctaaaaatagtctgttatgattagaatatttattttaatcatatccgtgaggaaaaataatttaaaacgctaagaaactctatttttcgagtttaagcgcgtaccgcgcgatGCAGTGCGTATACCGACAAAATAATGTCAACACAGCCTGTCAAGGAAACTAATAATCATTTTAGTAATAATTTGATAAGTTTATTAtaatagaataataaaaataaataaaaactctTATATCcctatttttgcgattttaagcgcgtaccgcgcagCACAACGCGCAAACTGCCAAATACCGGCAACGTCGCCAGTCCTGGTaaacaaaatattgttcaataatattttggtgagtttatttttatagagtgttaaaaataatttaaaacgcacaAAACGGGATTAAAACACTAGATAAAATACTCGGTAACCGGTTAAATACTAGTATTTACTCAacatttacatatatatatatatatgtatataatcgAATATGTAGAGAGAGAGGGACCATGTGGCGATTATATGGCAGCCTAATCTTCCACCTCCTCTTGCATGTTCAACAGTTGTCCTTCTTGGAAAAAGGAAGATGATTAATACTTCCAACATATACCAAATCATTCACAAGTTCAAGAAACAAGAATCACAATCAAAATccttctctctctccctctaatTCACGGCTGAAAACAGCCCTTTTCCTTCTtcattttcgaaattcaaagccCCATTCTTGAAGATCCAAGTCTTTCCAAGCAAGTTTCAAGCTAGTGTGAAGATCCATAGGTGGTTTGGAGGTGTTTCAAGCAAGAATCAAGCTCCATATCATCACACTTTGTCAAGAAACCCATCAAAATCTTGTAGGTATGAAATTTACTTTAAAAATCATATTCTTGACtcttgatgatgttgatgatgatagaAGTTTCTCAAAGTTCTTGAATAATTCACAAACTTGAAAACTAATAAGAAATGGGTTTTTATgtaaaataaaaatgaatatatatatatatatgtatgtatgtatgtatacataatcgtatatgtgtatgtgtgtatatatatgaaaTTGAGTTTGTTGTATGAAATTATGTCtagatgattagatgatgaacaTGTCTTAGATTCGCATGAGTTAACTTCAGGTTTGATGCATATAATTTCATATGAAATGATGATAATATGATATATGTGCTTTAGATACTTGTACACGAGCATGCATGATGATATGTGATCTTAAAAAGGTGATTTGAGTATGATTTAGTAAAAATCAGTTTTGaacagattataaacactaaaataaagttattttaaagtgtttagtgacacataactttgtcataatgttttctagctttgcatgttgtacttggtgcattaaaagttgtaaaatacgtgaaatcgcatgataTATGTGACatacacaaaaactgcactaatctgattataaccactattttaatcagtaaataacatttattgtgttaaaatatcaattTGTTTCaagttgggatgattatagtaacgtttcacgcaaaactatgcgttaaaacggtcaaaaatcggcttttcgagtGATTTTTGTAAAACTGATATAGATTTGTAAATAAACtgatttttttagtttaaaaataattattttaactaattttaagtttacttggtgtttggttggtcatacgtgacttccgacgcccgaaaccgttaccgaatcgctaaaatacaTATTTTTCAATATACGCTAATATAGGTAAAATTTTGGGTGAACCTTAtgtgttaaaatgtgttatgtgatttaaacatgagaatgtgaaaatatgttaagttTTTAACATGATATTAGAAATCTAGCTTATGCATGTATATTTGTgcgttttgtgcggtagaaacggtaaaaatcgcgttaaatgtgtaactggtttgtcgagcatgaaatttgatacctatgagatgttttatgtatatttgcTTTAAAATGACAAATTAGATAAGTTAGCAAGATTTCGCGTGTTTTGGTGTTAAATTATGTCAAcgattatgtatatatattacgacgcgcaaattGTAGATATATTACATATAAACGGGAGAGTTAACGGATTTACACAATATTGGTCACCAATAGaatcgttcaagtcgcaaaatcataaaaatatatatatggactcatatatatatatatatatatatatatatatggcaaggataaattgaaaaccactccagttgactaaaccctgaaaacccattaATCACCATTGATCAAAGTTGATGGATGGCTAGGATTAACTTTTGCCCCATCAATTGCTTTTGTGTACTTTGTCACAATTTTTTAATGTATTTAATGTAATAAAGGGTAATATTGGAACAAAGAAAGTGCAGTAAAGTACTGTCACACATAgagcaaaaatgtacaaaaatctcagtgaaaaaaaaaatgtaacacggatacagcaaaaatgtacaaaaatccGAGGCAAAAATAAATGTAACAtggtaaaaacaaaaccaaaaaatccATAACATATAAAATTCTCCGATTCAACACAGCAAAAGTCTACATAAATCTCAGGCATTTTTGCTTTGAttgattgttacatttctaacccaaaaaaaatgtaacaggCATTTTTTCTTTGATTGTTACATTTTGTAACTATGttcaacatcaaacatcttttgaatcatcttcaacatctgaAACATCATCTTCAAAGTGTAGATTTCCAAACAAAGCTGAAAAAAACATACTTATTCACCTTCTTGAACAAGATCtaaaacaaattttacacaaaaaatgatgtaatcaataataaaaacaacagtctaaaaaagtgtacaacacactttattttcagtaacgtgcat
This genomic interval carries:
- the LOC110901710 gene encoding uncharacterized protein LOC110901710, whose amino-acid sequence is MSELRCCSGILSNVTLSDKSDKWSWVGGEDSEFSVGVVKRFLGSGIDYSSRYVFEWSKWVPKKCNIFMWHVVQNKVPTVDALWARNYYNGDMGCVLCNNGDKAAEHLFCSCYVVVAAAWSAISAWCKIGPLFLFSIKDLVEVHNHVGLNLKDGIALKGIIIVASWCLWKARNNKRFANVEVKIDDLIQDIKSNGFCGINIE